Proteins encoded together in one Yersinia mollaretii ATCC 43969 window:
- a CDS encoding ABC transporter permease has translation MSRSGLEVQKAAINALFLREIKTRFGKFRLGYLWAALEPMAHMLILLGIFGYIMNRTMPDISFPVFLINGIIPYFVFINISNRSIGAIEANQGLFNYRPVRPIDTIIARAILESLIYAVVYVLLMTIVGLFGEEFEVVNLISLVLVWLLLIIFSCGVGLIFMVIGKTFPETEKFLPILLKPLYFISCIMFPLHSIPKEYWPYILWNPIVHAVELCREAVVPGYISEGVSLPYLAFCALVSLFVGLVLYRNGEEAMLTS, from the coding sequence ATGTCTCGTAGTGGTTTAGAAGTACAAAAAGCAGCCATTAACGCCTTATTTCTAAGAGAGATTAAGACCCGATTTGGCAAATTTCGTCTTGGTTATCTTTGGGCGGCGCTAGAGCCGATGGCTCACATGCTCATTCTGCTGGGTATTTTCGGCTACATTATGAACCGCACCATGCCAGATATCTCCTTCCCGGTTTTTTTGATTAACGGGATTATCCCCTACTTTGTCTTCATCAATATCAGCAACCGCTCGATTGGTGCCATAGAAGCCAATCAGGGCTTGTTTAACTACCGGCCAGTAAGACCCATCGACACCATAATTGCCCGTGCCATTTTAGAATCACTGATCTATGCGGTCGTTTATGTACTACTGATGACCATCGTCGGCTTGTTTGGCGAGGAGTTTGAAGTCGTTAACCTGATTTCGTTGGTTCTCGTTTGGTTATTGCTCATTATTTTCTCCTGTGGCGTCGGCTTGATTTTTATGGTGATAGGAAAAACCTTCCCCGAAACAGAGAAATTTTTACCCATCCTGCTAAAACCGCTCTACTTTATTTCCTGCATCATGTTCCCACTACATTCAATCCCCAAAGAGTATTGGCCGTACATCCTGTGGAATCCAATAGTTCATGCCGTCGAATTATGCCGTGAAGCCGTTGTTCCGGGTTATATCAGTGAAGGTGTCAGCTTACCCTATCTGGCATTCTGTGCTTTGGTGAGCCTGTTTGTCGGATTAGTGCTGTACCGTAACGGCGAAGAGGCGATGCTAACCTCATGA
- a CDS encoding ABC transporter ATP-binding protein produces MIRIENLTKSYRTPAGRHYVFKNLHVEFPSNKSVALIGRNGSGKSTLLRVIGGIDRPDSGKVVTDKTISWPVGLAGGFQGSLTGRENVKFVARLYSTQNELREKVAFVENFAELGKYFDMPIKTYSSGMKSRLGFGLSMAFKFDYYLVDEVTAVGDARFKQKCADLFKSRHEESSFLMVSHSLGSLKEFCDSALFIGRDNQVKYFESVDEAIAVYKVDEGI; encoded by the coding sequence ATGATCAGAATTGAAAATCTCACTAAATCCTACCGCACTCCAGCGGGCCGCCATTATGTTTTTAAAAATCTGCATGTCGAGTTCCCCTCCAACAAAAGTGTGGCACTGATTGGCCGTAACGGCTCAGGCAAATCAACATTATTGCGTGTCATTGGCGGCATTGATCGGCCTGATAGTGGCAAAGTGGTTACCGATAAAACTATCTCTTGGCCCGTTGGGCTAGCAGGCGGATTTCAAGGCAGCCTGACAGGGCGCGAAAATGTTAAATTCGTCGCCCGACTCTACTCGACCCAAAACGAATTACGCGAGAAAGTGGCTTTTGTCGAAAACTTCGCGGAACTCGGCAAATACTTTGATATGCCAATCAAAACTTACTCCTCAGGCATGAAGTCTCGCCTTGGTTTTGGCCTAAGTATGGCCTTTAAGTTTGATTACTATCTAGTGGACGAAGTCACCGCCGTCGGTGATGCGCGTTTTAAACAAAAATGCGCGGACTTATTTAAATCCCGCCACGAGGAATCGAGCTTTCTGATGGTCTCCCACAGTCTGGGTTCACTGAAAGAGTTCTGCGACTCGGCACTCTTTATTGGTCGAGATAATCAAGTTAAGTATTTTGAATCAGTGGATGAGGCGATCGCGGTTTATAAGGTGGATGAGGGGATATAG
- a CDS encoding galactosyltransferase-related protein, with translation MLTAIVPVDLSQRALDIVKKAINMAHAAELAKVQIIFGHNNRNTIYDKMFLKSIAKYKSANIASENYYKSGVNTSLLRNKAFRKVTSEHLVLLDIDIWPDFKQLKKYSKKIHNGFQPFYILPCLYLTKYGSKKLTTQKLSTSELIDRFYSFSRKEFLHLASPSSVTVMKSSDYESLGGFNINYNGHGYEDFDFLVRLSDYYNKIVPTTDFMVDKTARSPLFAEGFRRYLGELCLETLLEKDMVFHIYHDKPKGSKYYAARPINFNVFAAQHTHLIGDKISKDPTLLTNFVSICVTKGQCIQDYSILFDNKPGHIDRFDTFKRRLRFLLNG, from the coding sequence ATGTTAACTGCAATTGTGCCAGTGGATCTTAGCCAAAGGGCATTGGACATTGTCAAAAAAGCGATCAATATGGCTCACGCAGCAGAACTGGCTAAAGTGCAGATCATTTTTGGGCATAATAATCGTAATACTATTTACGATAAGATGTTCTTAAAGTCCATCGCGAAATATAAATCTGCTAATATTGCTTCTGAAAATTATTACAAATCCGGTGTCAATACATCGCTACTTCGGAATAAAGCATTCAGAAAAGTAACTAGTGAACATCTTGTCTTGTTAGACATTGATATTTGGCCTGACTTCAAACAGCTAAAAAAATATAGTAAAAAAATTCACAATGGCTTTCAGCCATTTTATATACTGCCTTGTTTGTATCTCACGAAATACGGTTCAAAAAAGTTAACAACACAAAAATTATCAACATCAGAACTTATCGATAGGTTTTACTCGTTCTCTAGAAAAGAGTTTCTACATTTGGCTAGCCCCTCTTCAGTGACTGTCATGAAAAGTAGTGATTACGAAAGTCTGGGTGGTTTCAATATTAACTATAATGGTCATGGATACGAAGACTTTGATTTTCTAGTAAGATTATCAGACTATTATAATAAAATAGTACCTACCACAGATTTCATGGTTGATAAAACTGCTCGTTCACCTCTATTTGCTGAGGGGTTTCGTCGCTATTTAGGTGAACTCTGCTTAGAAACATTACTTGAAAAAGATATGGTCTTTCATATTTATCATGATAAACCTAAAGGCAGTAAATATTATGCAGCACGCCCAATAAACTTCAATGTTTTTGCTGCTCAGCACACACATTTAATAGGAGATAAAATCAGCAAAGATCCTACTCTCTTAACCAACTTTGTCAGTATTTGTGTTACGAAGGGGCAGTGTATCCAAGATTACTCTATCTTATTCGATAATAAACCTGGACATATTGACAGATTTGATACTTTTAAAAGACGCTTAAGGTTTTTATTAAATGGCTAA
- a CDS encoding stealth conserved region 3 domain-containing protein produces the protein MAKRLESRKIIKLFRNPNLFFYDMFRKRVYKDAPQETKIITATTQHAIFPAVDIIEINRVGLNNYIRKYLNAASGPKDGSDPNSLLIWSGYLNGIVGFLGGLKEAMSMSITIYTSNGKYNVTSKSGEKFDIRGITKNLNGAPDFVVETSNSIGQLDVLHIYLFDLDALGVATVRSSQALIRRFNLTNIHDIFSGNEADSNVPKIDAVYTWVNHQDLDWQNYWQSEFPEEPFDPDRYTDNNELKYSLRSLNKYAPWLNKIYVVTNCKKPKWLNNNDKIIWVSHEDIFPDKNSLPTFSSHSIETCLHHIPGLSEKFIYFNDDVILGQPCLPSDFFDESGRSISYFEPYGMVDSIEKNDLTPDYLVAAKNSQELLRSVYPHYVARRLHKHVPFSLNRSTLKKIENTFFPEINKTRNSKRRSEYDINLTSFLYHHYSLVNGLSIQSDTPSIIVRPRNINTLMSKDTFKYKLLCFNDGNGSAQDDIYKKQTQKFFDLRLPEKAEWENI, from the coding sequence ATGGCTAAACGACTTGAATCAAGAAAAATAATAAAACTATTCCGCAATCCAAATTTATTCTTTTATGATATGTTCCGAAAAAGAGTATACAAAGATGCACCACAGGAAACAAAAATAATCACTGCAACTACACAGCATGCAATTTTTCCTGCTGTAGATATAATAGAAATAAACCGAGTTGGCTTAAATAATTATATACGTAAATATCTTAATGCTGCTTCTGGACCTAAAGATGGCTCAGATCCGAATAGCTTGCTCATTTGGAGTGGTTATCTAAATGGAATTGTCGGCTTCTTAGGCGGCTTAAAAGAAGCAATGTCTATGAGTATTACCATTTACACATCAAATGGTAAATATAATGTAACATCAAAATCAGGTGAGAAATTTGACATACGAGGAATAACTAAAAACCTCAATGGAGCACCAGATTTTGTTGTGGAAACCAGTAATTCAATAGGACAGCTTGATGTTCTTCATATTTATCTTTTTGACCTTGATGCCTTAGGTGTAGCGACGGTTAGATCTAGCCAAGCTTTAATTAGGCGTTTCAATCTTACTAATATACATGATATTTTTAGTGGGAATGAGGCTGATTCTAATGTACCTAAAATTGATGCTGTTTACACTTGGGTAAACCATCAAGATTTAGATTGGCAGAACTATTGGCAATCCGAATTCCCTGAAGAGCCTTTTGATCCAGATAGATATACTGATAATAACGAGCTTAAATACTCATTAAGATCACTAAACAAATATGCACCGTGGTTAAATAAAATTTACGTCGTGACTAATTGTAAAAAGCCTAAATGGCTCAACAACAATGATAAAATCATATGGGTATCGCACGAAGATATATTCCCAGATAAAAACAGTCTCCCAACATTTAGCTCTCACTCCATTGAAACTTGTTTGCATCACATACCGGGCTTATCTGAAAAATTTATCTATTTCAATGATGATGTTATCCTTGGACAGCCATGTTTACCTTCAGACTTTTTCGATGAATCTGGTCGTTCTATTTCATATTTTGAGCCTTATGGAATGGTGGATTCAATAGAGAAAAATGATCTAACACCAGATTATTTAGTAGCAGCTAAAAACTCTCAAGAATTACTTAGATCTGTTTATCCACATTATGTAGCAAGAAGGTTACATAAGCATGTACCATTTTCTTTGAATCGCTCAACCCTCAAAAAAATAGAAAATACATTCTTCCCAGAAATAAACAAAACTAGAAATTCCAAAAGGCGATCTGAGTATGATATTAATCTCACATCATTCCTCTATCACCATTATTCTCTTGTAAATGGACTTTCCATTCAAAGTGATACCCCCTCTATCATTGTTAGGCCGAGGAATATCAATACATTGATGTCTAAAGATACATTCAAATATAAACTATTATGTTTTAATGACGGTAATGGCAGTGCTCAGGATGATATATACAAAAAACAAACACAAAAATTCTTCGACTTACGACTCCCCGAGAAAGCGGAATGGGAAAATATCTAG
- a CDS encoding capsule biosynthesis protein → MLTSSRALTKLISGKRYLLLQGPMGPFFSDTAEWLESMGCEAVNVVFNGGDKFYCRKRDYLLFKQTPKELPTWLKETWQTYPFDTILCFGDCRPLHQAAKQWAQAKGVRFLAFEEGYLRPHFITLEEGGVNAFSSLPRNPDFYRKLPDVKPPIAKKLASCFTLRVRHAMTYYLAGWFYRNEFQQYRHHKSFSPLYEARCWARAAVRKQGYRFLQRKVLSQLQGELDQRYHLAILQVYNDSQIRNHSPYNDVRDYINEVMYSFSKKACSNQWLVIKHHPMDRGHRLYGPLIRQLGKQYGISDRVKYVHDLPMPELLTHAKAVITINSTAGLSALIHNKPLIVMGNAMYDMKGLTFQGHLNQFWQSDFQPDMKLFKKYRLHMLKNTQINAVYYGDNQVEPIPTAGKEYEGEYFKVSG, encoded by the coding sequence ATGCTTACAAGTAGTCGCGCGCTGACCAAACTTATCTCCGGGAAGAGATACCTGCTATTACAAGGCCCGATGGGGCCTTTCTTCAGTGATACTGCTGAGTGGCTCGAATCCATGGGATGTGAGGCGGTGAACGTAGTATTTAACGGCGGCGACAAGTTTTACTGCCGTAAGCGCGACTATTTGCTGTTTAAGCAGACACCCAAAGAGCTGCCGACTTGGCTTAAAGAGACGTGGCAAACTTACCCCTTCGACACTATTTTGTGCTTTGGCGATTGTCGCCCGTTACATCAGGCGGCAAAGCAATGGGCGCAAGCCAAAGGGGTGCGTTTTCTGGCGTTCGAAGAGGGCTATTTACGGCCCCATTTTATTACCCTCGAAGAGGGGGGCGTGAATGCGTTCTCCTCACTGCCTCGTAATCCTGATTTCTACCGCAAGTTACCGGACGTCAAGCCGCCAATCGCCAAAAAACTGGCATCATGCTTTACTCTGCGTGTGCGGCACGCCATGACCTATTACCTTGCTGGCTGGTTTTATCGCAATGAGTTTCAGCAATACCGGCACCATAAATCTTTCTCGCCACTGTACGAAGCGCGCTGTTGGGCGCGTGCCGCAGTGCGAAAACAAGGGTATCGATTCCTGCAACGAAAGGTGTTGTCCCAACTTCAGGGTGAGCTGGATCAGCGCTACCATCTGGCGATTTTGCAAGTTTATAACGACAGCCAGATTCGTAATCACAGTCCCTATAATGATGTGCGTGATTATATCAATGAAGTCATGTATTCATTCTCAAAAAAAGCTTGTAGCAACCAGTGGCTGGTGATCAAACACCATCCAATGGACAGAGGGCATCGCCTCTACGGGCCGTTAATTCGTCAGTTGGGCAAGCAGTATGGCATCAGTGATCGCGTAAAATATGTGCACGATCTGCCGATGCCAGAACTATTGACTCATGCCAAAGCGGTGATCACCATTAACAGCACCGCCGGATTATCAGCACTGATCCACAATAAACCTTTGATTGTCATGGGTAACGCCATGTATGACATGAAAGGGCTGACCTTTCAGGGGCATCTCAACCAATTCTGGCAGTCAGATTTCCAGCCAGATATGAAGCTATTCAAAAAGTATCGGCTGCATATGTTGAAGAACACCCAGATTAATGCGGTTTATTATGGTGATAATCAGGTTGAACCGATACCGACGGCAGGGAAAGAGTATGAAGGTGAGTATTTTAAGGTATCGGGTTAA
- a CDS encoding capsular polysaccharide biosynthesis protein — protein sequence MIGIFSAGIYRIDHLENFLAEPCCKLSSLRPIPPQISSVAVWGYRPTADKAAAQAGAANLPVIRLEDGFIRSLGLGVTGCPPLSMVVDTQGIYYDANRASSLETLIQDRVGNQPFYADAQRAMQLIVEADLSKYNLAPPFSGEPPQGDAVLVVDQTFGDMAVKYGNVGAADFEAMLNAALEENPQAEIWLKIHPDVLQGKKSGYFEVIPKDPRIKLLAENVSPQSLLRHVSRVYVVTSQYGFEALLAGKTVRVFGQPWYAGWGLTDDRHPQASALSARRGQASLQDLFSAAYFRYSRYIDPCSGQPATLFDVINGLLMQKNHQRQREGRLWAPGLTLWKRSIFQLFLRTSLNSVTFRESKKLNTACVVWGHKGEQRWQEKAQSQTLPVWRMEDGFLRSSGLGSDLHPPLSLVLDKSGIYYDATRPSDLETLLSHSQLTVLQAARAATFRQRLVSSKVSKYNIGAAFSVPQAAQGRRILLVPGQVEDDASILTGTVTIRTNSELLKTVRQRNPDAFIIYKPHPDVLVGNRQGHIPAADIARWADIQALDADIIQCIQAADELHTLTSLSGFEALLHGKRVFCYGIPFYAGWGLTQDEHRSPRRNRTLTLDDLVYQALIAYPTYVDPLRREAITAERALDILAAQPRANMQLTKKKAGRIIRHYRKLIMLTKVTINL from the coding sequence ATGATAGGCATCTTTTCGGCAGGCATCTATCGCATCGATCATCTGGAAAACTTTCTGGCTGAGCCTTGCTGCAAGCTCTCATCGCTGCGCCCCATTCCGCCGCAGATAAGCTCGGTGGCGGTGTGGGGCTATCGCCCGACCGCAGATAAGGCGGCGGCGCAAGCGGGCGCTGCCAATCTGCCGGTGATTCGCCTCGAAGATGGTTTTATCCGTTCACTGGGGTTGGGTGTCACGGGCTGCCCGCCGCTGTCGATGGTGGTGGATACGCAGGGGATCTATTACGACGCCAATCGGGCTAGTTCGCTGGAAACACTGATTCAGGATCGAGTCGGTAATCAGCCCTTTTATGCCGATGCACAAAGGGCAATGCAGCTGATTGTCGAGGCGGATCTGTCGAAATATAACCTTGCACCGCCATTCAGTGGTGAGCCGCCGCAGGGCGATGCAGTGCTGGTCGTCGACCAAACCTTCGGTGATATGGCGGTCAAGTACGGGAATGTGGGGGCCGCTGATTTTGAGGCCATGCTAAATGCCGCGCTGGAGGAGAATCCGCAGGCAGAAATTTGGCTGAAAATTCACCCGGATGTATTACAGGGCAAGAAATCGGGCTACTTCGAGGTCATACCGAAAGATCCGCGTATCAAGTTACTGGCAGAGAATGTAAGCCCACAGTCGCTATTGCGCCATGTCAGCCGCGTCTATGTCGTGACCTCACAGTATGGCTTTGAAGCGCTACTGGCTGGAAAAACCGTCCGTGTATTTGGTCAACCTTGGTATGCCGGTTGGGGATTGACCGACGATCGCCACCCACAGGCCAGCGCACTATCGGCGCGGCGCGGGCAGGCAAGTTTGCAGGATCTCTTCAGCGCGGCTTACTTCCGCTACAGCCGCTATATCGACCCTTGTAGTGGGCAGCCAGCCACCTTATTTGATGTGATCAATGGCCTGCTGATGCAAAAGAATCATCAGCGACAACGCGAGGGGCGATTATGGGCGCCGGGATTAACGCTTTGGAAACGCAGCATTTTCCAACTATTTTTAAGAACATCGCTGAACAGCGTCACTTTCAGAGAAAGTAAAAAGCTGAACACGGCGTGTGTGGTCTGGGGGCATAAAGGAGAACAGCGGTGGCAAGAGAAGGCACAGTCACAAACACTGCCGGTGTGGCGGATGGAGGATGGCTTTTTGCGTTCATCGGGGCTGGGGTCTGACCTGCATCCCCCGTTGTCGTTGGTACTGGATAAAAGTGGCATTTACTACGATGCCACTCGGCCAAGTGACCTTGAAACTTTGCTCAGTCATAGTCAGTTAACCGTGCTACAGGCCGCGCGGGCGGCCACATTTCGCCAGCGGCTGGTGAGCAGCAAAGTGAGTAAATACAACATTGGCGCAGCATTTAGTGTGCCGCAGGCTGCGCAGGGGAGACGCATCCTGCTGGTGCCCGGCCAAGTAGAGGACGACGCCTCAATCCTCACCGGCACCGTCACTATTCGTACTAACAGCGAGCTGCTAAAAACCGTGCGCCAGCGGAACCCAGACGCATTCATTATTTATAAGCCGCACCCCGATGTGCTGGTGGGTAATCGCCAAGGGCATATTCCCGCCGCTGATATTGCACGTTGGGCAGATATTCAGGCGCTGGATGCCGATATCATCCAGTGCATTCAGGCGGCGGATGAGTTGCATACATTGACGTCTCTATCCGGATTTGAAGCGCTGCTGCATGGCAAGCGGGTATTTTGTTACGGCATCCCGTTTTACGCCGGATGGGGGCTGACTCAGGATGAACATCGCTCGCCCCGCCGAAACCGCACCTTGACGCTGGATGATTTGGTGTATCAAGCATTAATCGCTTATCCGACTTATGTCGATCCGCTACGGCGTGAAGCTATCACCGCTGAACGGGCGTTAGACATCTTGGCCGCTCAGCCTCGGGCCAATATGCAATTGACCAAAAAGAAGGCGGGCAGGATTATCCGCCACTATAGAAAGTTGATCATGTTAACGAAAGTCACAATAAATCTATAA
- a CDS encoding polysaccharide biosynthesis/export family protein — MKLLKSVLLIIALQATSAQAVDLNADPNMTGAAPLPSIISGQTQKAYNDGQFYDPPQAAMPMVMSRMFGAQLFTSVSAADSGSSIGFNPNYVVSLGDQIQVRLWGAFNFEGALSVDPKGNIFLPNVGPLKVVGIPNSQINSVVTNKVKQVYQSNVNVYASLLQAQPVKVFVTGYVNNPGLYGGVASDSLLSYLSKAGGVDTQSGSYVDISIKRGKSVRSQVNLYDFLLNGNLGLSQFSDGDTIVVGPRQHTFSVEGEVFNSYDFEFRNSTIPVTEALSWARPKPGATHMTIIRQQGTIKRSEYYPLSSAPGRSLQDGDKLIISTDRYSGTIQVRIEGAHSGEHAMVLPYGATMRQVLSKIRPNSMSQMDSIQLYRRSVALRQKEMLDLSLQKLEEASLSAQSSTSEEARLRMQEAQLISRFVSKARNVVPKGEVVLSESNLDQVILEDSDVIKIPEKTSLVMIHGEVMFPNAVSWQKGLSPDDYIAKVGGYTQKASNTKVILIKQSGEALNAEDVKTLEPGDELMVLPKFESKNIEVTRGISTILYQLAVAAKVVLTL, encoded by the coding sequence ATGAAATTATTGAAATCTGTTCTTCTGATTATTGCCCTACAGGCAACATCAGCTCAGGCAGTGGATCTGAATGCCGATCCGAACATGACGGGGGCGGCACCTTTGCCGTCGATAATCTCCGGTCAAACTCAGAAAGCCTATAACGACGGCCAGTTTTACGATCCCCCACAGGCCGCGATGCCGATGGTGATGAGCCGCATGTTTGGTGCGCAGCTCTTTACTTCCGTGTCTGCGGCGGACAGCGGCTCCAGTATTGGTTTTAATCCCAACTACGTCGTCAGCTTGGGTGATCAGATCCAAGTGCGGTTGTGGGGGGCGTTCAATTTTGAAGGCGCGCTGAGTGTGGACCCGAAAGGCAATATCTTCCTGCCGAATGTCGGCCCGCTGAAAGTGGTTGGCATCCCGAATAGTCAGATAAATAGCGTGGTGACGAACAAGGTCAAACAGGTCTATCAGTCCAACGTGAATGTCTATGCATCACTCTTACAGGCTCAGCCGGTCAAAGTTTTTGTCACTGGCTATGTCAACAACCCCGGTCTGTATGGCGGTGTTGCCTCGGACTCATTGCTCTCCTACCTCAGCAAAGCGGGGGGGGTTGATACCCAGAGCGGCAGTTATGTGGATATCAGCATCAAACGCGGTAAAAGTGTGCGTTCGCAGGTCAATCTGTACGACTTTTTACTCAATGGCAATCTGGGGTTATCACAGTTTTCTGACGGCGACACTATCGTGGTCGGGCCGCGTCAGCACACCTTCAGTGTGGAAGGCGAAGTGTTCAACAGCTATGACTTTGAATTCCGCAACAGCACGATCCCGGTGACCGAAGCATTGAGTTGGGCGCGCCCTAAACCGGGTGCGACCCATATGACCATTATCCGTCAGCAGGGCACCATCAAGCGCAGTGAATACTATCCGCTCAGCTCTGCGCCAGGCCGCTCATTGCAGGATGGCGACAAACTTATTATCAGCACTGATCGTTATTCCGGAACCATTCAGGTGAGAATTGAAGGCGCACACTCCGGCGAACATGCCATGGTGTTGCCATATGGTGCGACGATGCGTCAGGTACTGTCGAAAATTCGCCCAAACAGCATGTCACAGATGGACTCTATCCAGCTCTACCGCCGCTCGGTTGCACTGCGCCAGAAAGAGATGCTTGATCTGTCGCTGCAAAAACTGGAAGAAGCCTCTTTATCCGCTCAATCTTCCACCTCAGAAGAGGCCCGTCTGCGGATGCAGGAAGCACAACTTATCAGCCGTTTCGTCTCCAAAGCCCGCAATGTGGTGCCAAAGGGGGAAGTGGTGCTCAGCGAAAGCAATCTTGATCAGGTGATTCTGGAGGACAGCGACGTCATTAAGATCCCAGAGAAAACCTCGCTGGTGATGATCCACGGCGAAGTGATGTTCCCCAATGCAGTGAGCTGGCAGAAAGGGCTGAGTCCGGATGACTACATCGCCAAGGTGGGCGGCTACACGCAAAAAGCCAGCAACACCAAAGTCATTTTGATTAAGCAAAGCGGCGAAGCGCTGAATGCTGAAGATGTCAAAACACTGGAACCGGGCGACGAACTGATGGTATTGCCGAAGTTTGAATCGAAGAATATCGAAGTCACCCGTGGCATCTCGACCATTCTTTACCAGTTGGCCGTGGCCGCGAAAGTGGTGCTAACACTCTGA
- a CDS encoding capsule biosynthesis protein, with the protein MFIEKVKSAWPGDALKRVRLSHLNLSKIQRHLGKIIILIPMLLLALYLLIFSQPRYLSESKVAIKQSSDINGSNLNVGLLLGTGNPSSAEDALYLKEYISSPDMLGVLDKQLNFRQAFGQSGWDFFYHLSEGATREQFLNYYRDRISVVYDDKTGLLTLGTQGFSPEFAEAFNQAVLKESEKFINEISHRIAREQLQFAEDEMQAARVRLNRSKTELLTYQNSNNVLDPEAQALAATSLVNTLVSQRIQMEAELRNLLTYLRDDAPQVISAQNALKSLSTQIDNEKNKITAPDGHKLNRMAVDFEEIKAKVQFDGEIYKLTLTSIEKTRVDAARKLKVLSVISSPQLPEESAFPNRLYLLISWLLVCCLLFGTVKLLLAVIDDHKD; encoded by the coding sequence ATGTTTATTGAAAAAGTAAAGTCGGCTTGGCCAGGTGATGCGCTGAAGCGTGTGCGACTATCACACTTGAATCTGTCCAAGATACAGCGCCATTTAGGCAAGATTATAATCCTGATACCGATGCTGTTGCTGGCTCTCTACCTGCTGATTTTTAGCCAGCCACGCTACCTCAGTGAATCTAAAGTCGCCATCAAACAGTCCAGCGATATCAATGGCAGTAACCTGAACGTGGGTTTGCTGTTAGGCACTGGCAACCCCAGTTCCGCCGAGGATGCCCTCTATTTGAAGGAGTATATTAGCTCTCCTGATATGTTGGGTGTTCTCGATAAGCAGCTTAATTTTCGTCAAGCTTTCGGCCAGAGCGGTTGGGATTTCTTCTATCATCTCTCTGAGGGGGCCACCCGCGAACAATTTCTCAATTATTACCGTGACCGTATTTCTGTGGTTTATGACGATAAAACGGGGCTGCTCACTCTTGGGACACAAGGATTCTCACCTGAATTTGCCGAAGCATTTAATCAGGCGGTATTGAAAGAGTCCGAAAAGTTTATCAATGAGATCTCGCACCGCATTGCCCGCGAGCAGTTGCAGTTTGCCGAAGATGAAATGCAAGCCGCGCGTGTGCGTTTGAATCGCAGTAAAACCGAGCTACTTACTTATCAGAACAGCAATAATGTGCTTGATCCCGAAGCTCAGGCTTTAGCCGCGACCTCGTTGGTCAACACCTTGGTGAGCCAACGGATTCAGATGGAAGCGGAGCTGCGTAATCTGCTGACGTATCTTCGTGACGATGCTCCTCAGGTCATCAGTGCGCAGAATGCCCTTAAATCGCTCTCCACTCAGATTGATAATGAAAAAAACAAAATCACCGCGCCTGATGGTCACAAGCTGAACCGCATGGCGGTGGATTTTGAAGAGATTAAAGCCAAGGTGCAGTTTGATGGCGAAATCTACAAATTGACCCTGACATCGATTGAGAAAACCCGCGTCGATGCGGCAAGAAAACTGAAAGTATTGTCAGTCATCAGCTCACCGCAGTTACCTGAAGAGTCTGCATTCCCCAATCGCCTGTATCTGCTCATTAGCTGGTTACTGGTTTGCTGCTTACTCTTTGGCACCGTCAAGTTATTGCTGGCGGTAATTGATGATCATAAAGACTGA